One Argopecten irradians isolate NY unplaced genomic scaffold, Ai_NY scaffold_0526, whole genome shotgun sequence genomic region harbors:
- the LOC138312927 gene encoding uncharacterized protein has protein sequence MGLSAAERMRRYRQRIKNDSQAYEQYKQKEKGRYRKRKRNGDIKLIDDCNDREKRQRRKLWRKEKRQQRKEEKKRLAENAPIIQNTPPNSPTHSNNSNSHKKHTGINIRKRNMKKMKKEFEKVKEELKAEKRRSDKYRKRYQRILEKTSSKNSPRKKVDTMLKGKILDAKQKKEILFSSVVVKNIQQKMKVLKSERQRQMVSKLMSCELLKKYRLMHLAKECNISYKRLRANNARATDKFERKKQRNAIPAETRRKVRDFLERDSSSRLMPGKRDTKTKHGLKKQKRLLNDSLLNLHKKFVTEYPQNKLSYQMFCRLRPFWVVNPSCDARDTCVCKLHANIQFKLNRLIEEKVINKKSINEYCQSLCCDEISKECMYRECKSCSEKVLSSNEGMFDEGKQVWIYGWKNKIEERECVKANGEKNKITVHITVKEKQHYTLRNLLDETIMDFNKRICRHEYNMHHQLEQIRRLKENLSPNECIIHIDFSENFACKLTDEVQSMHFGASRNQVSLHTGVFYEYSKKPSSFCTMSACTRHDPTAIWAHLDPILREIRETNQNIDTVHFVSDGPTTQYRSKKNFYLMKDRVHRSYGFQTATWNFTEAGHGKGAPDGVGGLVKRKADQAVAYGKDITDVHDMYHVLTGEQIDVKLIVVEESDINEISRTLPDNVKPVPGTMKIHQVLTAIDSSHITVRDLSCFCKKPLRCSCFTPKSVPIEVNVESNVVSQAVVERVETTVTEASSENTNTNTVNDESLTHPEQQREVNGKAPVLRSIPADGVDVDAIGEWCVVSYEGKAFPGIILDVDENDIEVKVMHRIGVNRFFWPLIEDVLWYENSDVITMIPQPLPVTKRHVQVSPDIWKEISKKYD, from the coding sequence ATGGGTTTGTCTGCCGCAGAGAGAATGAGGCGTTACCGCCAAAGAATAAAAAACGATAGCCAAGCTTACGAGCAAtataaacaaaaagaaaaaggtCGCTACAGGAAAAGGAAACGCAACGGAGATATAAAACTGATAGATGATTGTAATGACCGTGAAAAAAGACAAAGACGTAAACTTTGGAGAAAGGAAAAGAGACAACAAaggaaagaagaaaagaaaagactGGCTGAAAATGCACCAATTATTCAGAACACACCGCCAAATTCGCCAACGCATTCAAATAACTCAAATTCCCACAAGAAGCATACTGGAATCAACATTAGGAAAAGGAAcatgaagaaaatgaaaaaagaatttGAAAAAGTAAAAGAAGAGCTGAAAGCTGAGAAACGAAGATCAGACAAATACAGAAAAAGATACCAACGTATATTGGAAAAAACATCTTCGAAAAATTCTCCCAGAAAAAAAGTTGATACAATGCTCAAAGGAAAAATTTTGGATGCTaaacaaaagaaagaaattctCTTTAGCAGTGTTGTTGTTAAGAATATTCAACAAAAGATGAAAGTTTTAAAGTCTGAAAGACAACGTCAGATGGTTTCAAAACTAATGTCATGCGAACTCTTGAAGAAATACCGGTTGATGCATTTAGCGAAAGAATGCAATATATCTTACAAACGTTTAAGAGCAAACAATGCGCGAGCAACGGACaagtttgaaagaaaaaagCAAAGAAATGCTATTCCTGCCGAAACAAGAAGAAAAGTTCGGGATTTCCTAGAGCGTGACAGTAGCTCGAGACTTATGCCGGGGAAAAGAGATACGAAAACAAAACATGgacttaaaaaacaaaaacgacTGCTTAATGATAGTTTGCTGAACTTACACAAAAAATTTGTAACAGAATATCCTCAAAACAAACTTTCCTACCAAATGTTTTGTCGATTGAGGCCTTTCTGGGTAGTGAACCCATCATGTGACGCCCGAGACACGTGTGTTTGCAAGCTCCATGCTAATATTCAGTTCAAACTTAACCGGCTAATAGAGGAAAAGGTTATTAACAAAAAGAGCATTAATGAGTATTGTCAGTCTTTGTGCTGTGACGAAATATCAAAGGAATGTATGTATCGGGAGTGCAAGAGCTGTTCTGAAAAAGTTTTGAGTTCGAATGAGGGTATGTTCGATGAAGGGAAACAGGTTTGGATATACGGCtggaaaaacaaaattgaagaaaGAGAGTGTGTTAAAGCAAACGgagagaaaaacaaaataactgtGCACATAACagtaaaagaaaaacaacattaCACACTTAGAAACTTGCTCGATGAAACAATCATGGATTTCAACAAACGGATTTGCAGGCATGAATATAACATGCATCATCAGCTAGAACAGATCCGCCGTCTGAAAGAAAACCTTTCTCCAAATGAATGCATAATACACATAGACTTTTCGGAAAATTTTGCGTGTAAATTAACTGACGAAGTTCAAAGTATGCACTTTGGTGCGTCGCGCAATCAAGTTTCTCTCCACACAGGGGTGTTTTACGAATACTCGAAGAAACCGTCCTCTTTTTGTACCATGTCAGCATGCACCCGGCACGATCCTACGGCGATATGGGCACATCTGGATCCCATCTTGAGGGAAATCAgagaaacaaatcaaaatatcgATACTGTTCATTTCGTTTCTGACGGTCCGACGACTCAGTATCGCTCTAAGAAAAATTTCTATCTGATGAAAGATAGAGTCCATCGGTCATACGGCTTCCAAACCGCGACCTGGAATTTCACTGAAGCTGGCCACGGTAAGGGGGCGCCCGATGGTGTCGGCGGTCTTGTCAAACGGAAGGCGGATCAAGCGGTAGCATATGGCAAGGACATCACTGATGTTCATGATATGTACCACGTTTTAACAGGCGAACAAATTGACGTCAAACTAATCGTCGTGGAGGAATCCGACATTAATGAGATATCGCGAACATTACCTGACAATGTTAAGCCTGTCCCTGGCACTATGAAGATCCACCAAGTTCTCACCGCTATCGATTCTTCTCACATCACAGTGAGAGATCTCTCTTGTTTCTGCAAAAAACCTTTGAGATGTTCATGCTTCACTCCGAAATCAGTCCCGATAGAAGTTAATGTCGAATCAAATGTAGTTTCGCAAGCAGTTGTTGAGCGCGTTGAGACAACCGTTACTGAAGCGAGTTCAGAAAACACTAATACAAATACAGTTAATGATGAAAGTTTGACGCATCCAGAGCAACAACGCGAAGTAAATGGCAAGGCTCCGGTACTTCGTTCTATACCAGCGGATGGCGTCGATGTAGATGCAATTGGAGAATGGTGTGTTGTGAGTTACGAAGGAAAAGCTTTCCCCGGAATAATTTTAGATGTGGACGAGAACGATATAGAGGTAAAAGTGATGCACAGAATCGGCGTTAATAGATTTTTCTGGCCTCTCATTGAGGACGTGTTGTGGTATGAGAACAGCGACGTGATCACAATGATACCACAGCCGTTACCTGTCACAAAACGGCACGTACAAGTTTCGCCTGACATTTGGAAAGAAATTTCCAAAAAGTACGACTAA